The following proteins are co-located in the Microbacterium immunditiarum genome:
- the gdhA gene encoding NADP-specific glutamate dehydrogenase — MLHQKAPPPVTESLVALPSVVREVFATVQARNPHEPEFQQAVHEVLDSIVPVLERHPEFVDGGIVERLVEPERQIMFRVPWVDDDGKLQVNRGFRVQFSSVLGPYKGGLRFHPSVNLSIIKFLGFEQIFKNALTGQGIGGAKGGSDFDPHGRSDAEVMRFCQSFMNELYRHLGEHTDVPAGDIGVGAREIGYLFGQYRKITNRHESGMFTGKGVQWGGAEVRTEATGYGAVFFVQNMLGVHNQSIAGRRVAVSGSGNVAIYAIDKAYQLGGLPVTASDSSGYVVDDAGIDLGLLRQIKEVERGRIAEYAARRHGARFVEGRRPWEVPVEVAIPSATQNEIDEDDAQALIANGVRAVAEGANMPSTPAAIAAFHEAGVLFGPGKAANAGGVATSALEMSQNASRQRWNFADSESKLRAIMSDVHDAAFHAAERHGRPGDYVVGANAAGFERVAHAMLAQGVI, encoded by the coding sequence GTCGCCCTGCCGTCCGTCGTCCGCGAGGTCTTCGCGACCGTGCAAGCCCGCAACCCGCACGAGCCGGAGTTCCAGCAGGCCGTGCACGAGGTGCTCGACTCGATCGTGCCCGTGCTCGAGCGTCACCCCGAGTTCGTCGACGGCGGCATCGTCGAGCGGCTGGTCGAGCCGGAGCGCCAGATCATGTTCCGCGTGCCCTGGGTCGACGACGACGGAAAGCTTCAGGTCAACCGCGGATTCCGCGTGCAGTTCTCGTCGGTGCTCGGCCCCTACAAGGGTGGCCTGCGCTTCCACCCCTCGGTGAACCTGTCGATCATCAAGTTCCTCGGCTTCGAGCAGATCTTCAAGAACGCGCTCACAGGGCAGGGCATCGGCGGCGCGAAGGGCGGCAGCGACTTCGACCCGCACGGCCGGTCGGATGCCGAGGTCATGCGCTTCTGCCAGTCGTTCATGAACGAGCTCTACCGTCACCTCGGCGAGCACACCGATGTGCCGGCGGGCGACATCGGCGTGGGCGCGCGCGAGATCGGCTATCTGTTCGGCCAGTACCGCAAGATCACGAACCGCCACGAGTCCGGCATGTTCACCGGCAAGGGCGTGCAGTGGGGCGGCGCCGAGGTGCGCACCGAGGCCACCGGCTACGGCGCGGTCTTCTTCGTGCAGAACATGCTCGGCGTGCACAACCAGTCGATCGCCGGCCGCCGTGTGGCGGTGTCGGGATCGGGCAACGTCGCGATCTACGCGATCGACAAGGCGTACCAGCTCGGGGGCCTGCCGGTGACGGCATCCGACTCGTCCGGCTACGTCGTCGACGATGCCGGCATCGACCTCGGCCTGCTGCGGCAGATCAAGGAGGTCGAGCGCGGCCGCATCGCGGAGTACGCGGCCCGCCGCCACGGGGCGCGGTTCGTCGAGGGGCGGCGTCCGTGGGAGGTCCCCGTCGAGGTCGCGATCCCGTCGGCGACGCAGAACGAGATCGACGAGGACGACGCCCAGGCCCTCATCGCGAACGGCGTGCGCGCGGTCGCCGAGGGCGCGAACATGCCGTCGACGCCCGCAGCCATCGCGGCATTCCACGAGGCCGGCGTGCTCTTCGGGCCTGGGAAGGCCGCGAACGCGGGAGGCGTCGCGACGTCGGCGCTCGAGATGAGCCAGAACGCATCGCGCCAGCGGTGGAACTTCGCCGACAGCGAGTCGAAGCTCCGCGCGATCATGTCCGACGTCCACGACGCCGCGTTCCACGCTGCCGAGCGCCACGGCCGCCCGGGCGACTACGTCGTGGGCGCCAACGCCGCCGGATTCGAGCG